The nucleotide window AATTAAATCGCAAATATAAAATAATTAAAAAAGGGGATTCTGTGGTTGATCTGGGGGCTGCTCCGGGAGGATGGTCTCAGGTAGCCCTTGAAGCAACCGGTGAAGATGGTTTAGTGGTTGCAGTTGATCTTAACCGGATAAAATCGTTTCCTGAAGAAAATTTCTGGAGTATCAAGGGCGATTTTACCCAGGAAGAGATTTTAGAAGAAATTAAGCGTACTCTGCAGGGTAAAGCCCAAGTGATCATATCCGATGCTGCTCCTAAACTATCAGGGATTAAAGACCTTGATCAGCTCAGATCCATAGATCTGGCACGAACTGTTCTGCAAATAAGTGATAGTATCCTGAAATATAAAGGTAACATGATTATGAAGGTTTTCCAGGGTGAAGGATATCCTGAACTCCTGAAAGAGGTTAAACAAAATTTTCAAACCGTCAGGACCACCAAACCTCCATCTTCCAGGAAAAAAAGTGGGGAAATGTACGTAGTTGGTAGAGGTTATAGGAGAGCAGGAAAGCAGAATTAACTTTTTTCTCAACATCAAATAAATAATTAAAACAATTAGTTAAAGGCTGAATAAATGGAATTAAGGCAAGGAATGGAAAAATTAATTCCCATCTTCACCCCCGTTCCAATTTAATCATTCACATCTCGGCTTTCAGGTTGGCTAAAGCAGAGTTAGCTGTTTGCATTTGTTTTTGGGCTGTTTGAATCCTCGAATTTACCTCAGCAGAGGGTTTACCCACTGAAATGGCACTTGAAACATCATTAATAGCAGATTGAGCTTTAACCAGTTCCAGTTCCGCATTATTGTAATCTGTTTTTAATTGATTATTGCTGGTAGCTTGTATCTGAGCCTTTACACCCTCATATTGAGCGTTCAAGCTTGCATACTGCGATTGAAGTGTTGCTAATTGCTCATTAGCATTACCAGAACTAGCATCTGCGGATATGAACGATGAAAGTGATTGGAATCCCAGGTAAGCCAGTATGACCACTGTGGCCACTATCATCAACACCCCCATAACTGAAATAGTCATGGATGTAGCTTTGAACATTCTTAACCTTGATCTCTTCATGGATTGCACCTATTGGATTCTAAACTTGTTATAAAATTATTATTTCATGTTAAATTAATCTATGGAAAATGTATCTCTTTAAACATATCTCAACTTAAAAAACCTTAATAAATCTTAAACTTAATTATATAGTACAATTTTAGTAATTTAAAATTCTTTATTAAATAATATGTTTCCTTCTTTGTACCATTATGAAATTTATTATAATAATATAAAGCAGCTATAATATTTTGTGATATAAACATTACTGTATAAAAATTTTACCAATAATAATTATCAAGATAACTACTTTATAAAATATATTAACCCAAATTACATAAAATATTATTAATAATATATAATTAAATATTACTTATTAATAGTTATTTAAATATAGTTAATCCCAAAAAATAGGAATTTAATGTTGTTTCAATAAATTATAATAATTTTTAATCAATTTTTATAGTTTTTAAGTGCGTTAAAGGCCATATTAGCTTTTAGGATAATTTATGGTTTCATGAGAATTTTTTTATAATAGAAGATATTAATAGGTTAGACAATGGAAACTTCAGCCGAAACTACAACTGACAAAACTAAAAATCCTGTGGCCAAGTTCGAGGAATTCTTTAGTACCAAATATAAAGACACTGTTTACGAAGCTCTGGAGAAATACCCAGAGGATAGATCAGTGCTAGTGGATTATGTGGAACTAGAAATGTTCGACCCGGATCTGGCAGATCTGCTAATTGAAAAACCAGAAGAAGTGATTAAAGCCGCTTCCAAGGCTGTACAGAACATCGACCCCCTCAGGAAAAACGCTGAATTACATATTCGCTTTGAGAACGTGCGTAATAACATCCCCCTACGTTATTTGAGGAGTAAATACATTGGCAAATTCGTGGCTGTGGATGGAATCGTACGTAAAACTGATGAAATCCGCCCTCGAATTCAAAAGGCCATTTTCGAGTGCCGTAGCTGTATGAGGCTCCATGAAGTGCAGCAAAAAAGTAACATAGTCACTGAACCCGCACTCTGCCAGGAATGTGGAGGCCGATCATTCAGGATACTCCAGGAAGAATCAGAATTCTTAGACACACAGAACACCAAGGTCCAAGAACCCCTGGAAAACCTCTCTGGAGGTGAACAACCCCGCCAGATTAACGTTATACTGGAAGATGACCTGGTGGACACTGTAACCCCTGGAGATGTGATAAGAATCACCGGGACCATGAAAACAGTCCGTGATGAAAAAACAAAACGTTTTCACAATTACATTTATGGTAACTACATCAGTGCCTTGGAACAGGAGTTTGAAGAATTAGACATCAGCCCTGAAGACGAGGAAAAGATAAAGGAAATGGCTGCAGACCCTGATGTTTACAATAAAATAATTAACTCCACAGCACCATCAATTAAAGGATACAGAGAAGTTAAGGAAGCAATAGCCCTTCAATTATTCGGTGGTTCAGCCAAAGAATTGGATGATAAAACCAGAATCAGGGGAGACATCCATATTCTCATTGTAGGAGACCCAGGTATAGGTAAGTCCCAAATGCTCAAATATGTCTCTAAACTGGCACCGAGGGGGATTTACACCAGTGGAAAAGGAACCAGTGGAGTAGGTCTGACTGCTGCAGCAGTAAGAGACGAATTTGGCGGTTGGTCCTTAGAAGCAGGTGCACTGGTTCTAGGGGATAAAGGTAATGTTTGCGTGGACGAGCTGGACAAGATGCGTCCTGAAGATCGCTCAGCAATACACGAAGCCCTGGAACAGCAAACCATCAGTATAGCCAAAGCAGGAATCATGGCCACGTTAAACTCACGTTGTTCAGTTTTAGCTGCAGCAAACCCCAAGTTCGGACGTTTCGATCGTTACAAATCAATAGCAGAACAAATTAATCTTCCTTCAACAATTTTATCACGTTTTGACCTGACATTTGTGGTTGAAGATAAACCTGATATTGAAAGAGACAGCGCACTGGCCACCCACATTCTTAACACCCACCGGGACACCGCAGTTCCTTATGATATTGAACCGGAACTTCTCAGGAAATATATTGCTTATGCCCGGAGAAATGTTCATCCCCACCTGACCAATGAAGCCATGGACGTGCTTCGAGAGTTTTATGTAGGGATGCGTGGTGGATCTGCAGATGAAGACTCACCAGTCCCCATAACAGCCAGGCAACTTGAAGCTCTGGTTCGATTATCAGAAGCAAGCTCTAAAATTAGATTAGGAACGGAAGTAACACGTGAAGATGCTAAGCGAGCAGTTACACTCCAGGAAAATTGTCTGAAACAAGTAGGATACGATGCAGAAACTGGTAAAGTGGATATTGATAAGGTTGAAGGACGTACACCTAAATCTGATCGGGATAAAATCAGGGTGGTTCAGGAAATTATCAAAGAACTGGAAGAAGAGTACGGAGGACGGGCACCCACCAACATACTTATAACTGAAATGAGAGATAGATATAATATGAGCGAGGAAAAGGTAGAAGACCTTATCCGCCAGTTGAAACGTAAAGGAATCATTTACGAACCCCAGCAAGGCTACCTAAGAGTTGCCTGAACTGGGATTATCTTAAATTTTCTTTATTAAAATTAAATTCAGTTTAAAACAGTTTTATACGAATTTTTTAGTTTGAAGGAGGTATTAAATATGAGCGATTATGAAGAATTACTGGACCGAGCCATTGAGCAATTACCCCCACAGGCACTGGAGACCAAAAGGTTCTCAGTACCCAAGGCCTACTCAATAATCCAGGGAAACCGGACCATCATTCAGAACTTCGGAGAAATAGCCGACGCCATGAACCGGGACCCTCAGCACATCCTTAAATTCCTGTTAAGGGAACTGGGTACTGCAGGAAACCTTGAAGGAAACCGGGCTATAATGCAGGGAAAATTCACCCATTACCTGATTAACGACCGGATGGATGATTACGTGCAACGTTTCATCATGTGCCACGAGTGCAACCGGCCAGATACAAGGATAATAAGGGAAGACCGTATATTCCTCCTTAAATGTGAGGCATGCGGAGCCAAAGCACCCCTAAAAACACTTTAAATTCCCTTTTTTTATTCTATACTTTTTTGAATTTAGAAAAAATTTTTATTAATAAAAATACAAGATTAGATACTATGTTCTGTATTAAATGCGGTAAAGAAGACCAAGAACTGTTTAAGGGCCTATGTTATTCCTGTTTTGCTGCTGGAAATAAATTGATCACCATTCCCCCTGAATTGGAGGTGGAATCCTGTGCCCACTGTTCATCAATCCACGTGGGTGATAAATGGATTGAAACAGACTTTTCAGAGGAAGAGTTCGTTGCACAGGTTATAGCCCAGGAATCTGTACCTGATGAAGATGCAGAGGATGTGGTTCTGGAAATAGATCTTATTAATCAGAAGGGTTCCATTCTGGAAATGCTGGTAACTGCCAGGGGTAATGTTTTGGGGATACCCATAGAAAGAGAATTTAAGATAAATGTTAAACTCAACCGTAATGCGTGTCCAGAATGCAGTAAGTACGCTTCAGGATATTATGAAGCAGTTCTGCAACTACGGGCGGATGAAAGATCCCTGGAAGAAGAAGAAATCCAGAAAGCTGATGAAAGTATAAAAAACCTCCTTGAAAAATTATCCCGCACCAATCGAATGGCATACCTATCACAGAGAGTGGGGATTAAAGAGGGAATTGATTACTACTTCGGATCCTACAAGGCTGCCCGGAAGATCTCAAATGTCTTAAAAGAGCAGATGGGTGGAATTATGGGAGAATCACCCCGACTCATGGGGAGGGATAAATCAGCAGGAAAAGATCTTTATCGAATATGGATATCTCTGCGTCTCCCCTTATTCCGGAAGGGAGACTTTCTGGCCCATGAGGATCATGTGGGGCAAATAATTGATGTAAATGGTAGAAAGATCGTTATGACGGATTTGGAGACACTGGAAAATGTATCCATATCCTGGCGTGAATATTCTAACCTGGAAAAAGTGGCTGACAGGGAAGATGTGAAGATCACCACAGTTACTTCCAAAACCCCCACTGAAATACAGTTACTCCACCCTGAAACATATCAACCAGTGGATATGAATATGATGAGCCAACTGGCCAGTATAAATATAGGGGAAGAGGTAGAAGTGATTGAAATTGGGGGAAAACTCTACATAATCCCACCAAAAGAATAGGATATTACATTATGGAAACTAAGATTAACTATTATTCAAATCCCTTAATAAAATTAAATAAAATTCAATTAAAATCACTGCAATAAACTGATGGTGACTACAATGGATACAGATTCAACAATGAAGACTATAGAACAAGGTGCACTGGAAGTGGTAACTCCAGAAGAACTCCAAGAGAAACTGGAAAAAGATCCAAAAACAGCCTACATTGGATATGAACCATCCGGGAAGGTACACCTGGGACATGCCATCACTGTGAAGAAGATGATTGACCTGCAGAAGGCTGGTTTTAAGATAAAAATTCTCCTGGCAGACCTTCACGCTTACCTTAATGGCAAAGGAAGTTTGGAAGAAATCAAAGAGATTTCTGAATACAATAAACAGTGCTTTAGGGCGTTAGGACTTTCTGAGGATACTGAATTTATTTTAGGTAGTAGTTTTCAGACAGAGGAAGATTACACCATGAAGGTTTACCAGCTGGCTATCTCCACTACTTTGACCCGTGCCAGAAGGAGTATGGCCCAGATAACCCGGGATGCTGAGGATCATCAGGTTGCAGAGGTTATCTACCCCCTGATGCAAGTAGTTGATATGCTGTTTTTAGAGGTAGATCTGGCAGTAGGTGGTATGGAACAACGAAAAATCCATATGCTGGCCAGGGACAACCTGCCTAAACTGGGATTCCAGTCCCCAGTATGTATTCACACTCCACTCCTGCATGGTACCGATGGCTCGGATAAGATGTCTTCCAGTAAAGAGAATTTCATTGCCATAGATGATGAACCTGAGGTAATTAATAAAAAGATAAAAAAGAGTTACTGCCCTGCAGGTGAAGTTGATGGAAATCCTGTTCTGGAAATTGCACATCACTTCATATTCAGTGAAAGAGATACCTTACTTATAAAGCGGCCAGATAAGTTTGGAGGAAACCTGGAATTAACCCAGGAAGAACTGATACAGATGTATGGAGATGGCAAATTACATCCTCTCGATCTGAAAAATGGGGTTTCTGAAAGCCTGGTGGATATTCTAGAACCAGTAAGAGATTTTCTTAAGAATTCATAGTATTTAGATTCATATTGTTCTTAAGAAGTTATAAAAAGTATAAGAAATCTCAAACTTTTAAGGGTAATGTTAAACGCTTTAACTAAATATTAAAGTTCTAAAAAGATCAATATAAATTGAAAAGATAATTTTAATAAAATTTTGATTTTTAACACTAAAAATGTGATTTGCTTGAGGTGATACCATGGATGAAGATATGATGTATGAAATGAGAATTCCTCCAGGAGTTACTGAAGGAATGGTAGCAGAAGTAGTAGGTAAATTTGATCTGGAACTTAAAAACACTGATGACGGCCCATTACTCTGTGGGAAGAAAGAAAACCTGGAAAATGCCCAGGATCACATTGTGAAAGCACTTAACGAGCGCATAAAAAAACTTGAAAAAGATTGATAGTTATATTAATCTTAACTCTCTTTTTAAGTTATATTTTTTAATTTAACATTTATTTAGAAACTAATTACGTTTCACGAGCTTCATTCCGAACTTCATTTATATAGTTCCTGCTTTTACTTCGAGAAGCATTTAAAACAATAATTTATTTAACTCATATACTCAGTTACTATAAACTCTCATTGTTATTCAAACTCAGGAACTAATTCAAACTCAGGAACTAATTCAAACTCAGGAAATATTAAAAATCATGATTTAAACTCCTGAAAAATCATCTAACTGGAATCATTATATACACATACCCAGCTTAGGGGCCACAATTCTTTTTATATCACTGTGCACCTTGTTAACACCATTGCCCGCATTAACCACCATGAAATCATGCTGTTGGGCCAGTTTAAGGTATCTTTGGCGGACACTTTCCAGGAAATTTGCCTCTTCAAAACTATCAGTACCCTCACATCTGGTGAGTGCAGTTTCAATTTCCAGATCCAGAAGTATCACCAGATCCGGTTCCAGGGCATGCTGATTTATCTGGGCAATCCACTCTTCACCATTCTGATAAGCCAGGCTGGAATAGAATGAACGGTCACTGAGCACAATTCGGTTCATTTTTTCTTCTTTACAGATAGTATCCATGAGAAGAGTTCTATCAGCAGCAAATAGGAGTGCTAATGTCCTCTGGAATCCTTCATCCTGGGCCCCAGGGTCCTGGAGCATTTTCCGGATAAGACGACCCACTGGTGAATCAGTAGGTTCTCTGATGCGGGTTACGTTAAGACCACATTTTTCAAGCCATTTTCCCAGGCATTCCAGTTGTGTGGATTTTCCTGAGCCATCAATTCCCTCCAAACAGATGTACATAACTTTTCCTATCCCCCAAATAACTAATAAAGTTTGGCAAATTCTCTAGTTTTTTAATCCGATTCCCAACTCATTCCATAAAATTCCCAACTCATGCAAATTCATCAGCGTAAACATGTGCATAAAAAGTCCTTAACATAACTTAACTTGTAAGTCGAGACATGTTAGCATAAGAGTTGATTCAGAGTTAGTCAATCTTTAATACCATAACTACAATTAAAAATCCAAATTCTCTTATATATGGAGAAAGTACTAAGATTTATGGATAACGGTGACATCATAGGTTTAATACTTGTTTATGCGTATGTGATACTCATACTGGTGATTTCAGAGAGGGTGCTTAAAAAGCATCCTAATTTCAGTCGAAAGTTCCTGCACATCATGGTAGGTAATGTTTTATTCATATTACCCCTCTTCCAATCTCGATGGGTAATGGCCTTTCTAGCAGCTGCTCCTTTCATTCTTTTAACTTTCCTTATAAGCCCCTATTCTCCCTTAAAGATAAAAGACAGAATATCTGGTTCAGGCCATGGTCTGGGTCTGGTATTCTATGCCATCTCCTGGACTGTTCTGGCACTCATCTTCTTTGACCAGCCCTGGATAATAGGCGTAGGCATAGCTGCCATGTCTTATGGAGATGGAATGGCTTCATTGGTGGGTATGAAGTATGGTAAGATAAAATACAATCTTACCGGGGACACCAAAAGTTTGGAAGGCTCCCTGACCATGTTTTTAGTGCTCATATGTACCGTAGGAATAGTTTTATTTTATTATGCTGTACCCATTCAACCAATGGTAATTGTGAGTGTGGCACTGGTAGCCACAGTATTCGAAGCAATAACACCAAAAGGCTTGGATAACATCACAGCCTGTTTTTCAGCAGTTATAACCTACATTTTACTGACCATATAATTTTTTTTATACTTATGGAGAGAATATGCGCTTTATTATCATTGATGGACTTGACGGATCAGGGAAGAGTACCCAGGCCAGATTAATACAAGATAAATATCTTAGTAGAGGCGAAAGTGTTATCCTCAGGGAACATCCCGCTTTAGACAATTCTTACGGTCAAAAATCCAAAAAAGCCCTACTGGGCAGGGGAAAGATAAACAAAATCAAAGCTTCAACTTATTATGCCCTGGATGTTATCCGTTCGGTTAAAAAATATGAAGGTAAAGCAGACAACGTTATCATGGTTCGTTATTTAATGGGAGTAGCCTACCTGCCACTTCCCCTGGCCAAACTTCTGTACTGGTTCTTTACCGTGATCCTTCCAACATCCCAATATATGTTCTTTCTGGATCTGGAACCAGATGAGTCTCTTAAGAGGATGTCAACCCGGGATGATGAAGAAATGTTTGAAAACCGGGATGA belongs to uncultured Methanobacterium sp. and includes:
- a CDS encoding SAM-dependent methyltransferase, which translates into the protein MTQWNKERKNEEYYKKAKQQDYRSRASFKLLQLNRKYKIIKKGDSVVDLGAAPGGWSQVALEATGEDGLVVAVDLNRIKSFPEENFWSIKGDFTQEEILEEIKRTLQGKAQVIISDAAPKLSGIKDLDQLRSIDLARTVLQISDSILKYKGNMIMKVFQGEGYPELLKEVKQNFQTVRTTKPPSSRKKSGEMYVVGRGYRRAGKQN
- a CDS encoding 60S ribosomal export protein NMD3; translated protein: MFCIKCGKEDQELFKGLCYSCFAAGNKLITIPPELEVESCAHCSSIHVGDKWIETDFSEEEFVAQVIAQESVPDEDAEDVVLEIDLINQKGSILEMLVTARGNVLGIPIEREFKINVKLNRNACPECSKYASGYYEAVLQLRADERSLEEEEIQKADESIKNLLEKLSRTNRMAYLSQRVGIKEGIDYYFGSYKAARKISNVLKEQMGGIMGESPRLMGRDKSAGKDLYRIWISLRLPLFRKGDFLAHEDHVGQIIDVNGRKIVMTDLETLENVSISWREYSNLEKVADREDVKITTVTSKTPTEIQLLHPETYQPVDMNMMSQLASINIGEEVEVIEIGGKLYIIPPKE
- a CDS encoding thymidylate kinase, encoding MRFIIIDGLDGSGKSTQARLIQDKYLSRGESVILREHPALDNSYGQKSKKALLGRGKINKIKASTYYALDVIRSVKKYEGKADNVIMVRYLMGVAYLPLPLAKLLYWFFTVILPTSQYMFFLDLEPDESLKRMSTRDDEEMFENRDDLIKVRKKALQLANNWHIINTAGSIAEVKKDIHTILDDLDKND
- a CDS encoding tyrosine--tRNA ligase — protein: MDTDSTMKTIEQGALEVVTPEELQEKLEKDPKTAYIGYEPSGKVHLGHAITVKKMIDLQKAGFKIKILLADLHAYLNGKGSLEEIKEISEYNKQCFRALGLSEDTEFILGSSFQTEEDYTMKVYQLAISTTLTRARRSMAQITRDAEDHQVAEVIYPLMQVVDMLFLEVDLAVGGMEQRKIHMLARDNLPKLGFQSPVCIHTPLLHGTDGSDKMSSSKENFIAIDDEPEVINKKIKKSYCPAGEVDGNPVLEIAHHFIFSERDTLLIKRPDKFGGNLELTQEELIQMYGDGKLHPLDLKNGVSESLVDILEPVRDFLKNS
- the tmk gene encoding dTMP kinase — protein: MYICLEGIDGSGKSTQLECLGKWLEKCGLNVTRIREPTDSPVGRLIRKMLQDPGAQDEGFQRTLALLFAADRTLLMDTICKEEKMNRIVLSDRSFYSSLAYQNGEEWIAQINQHALEPDLVILLDLEIETALTRCEGTDSFEEANFLESVRQRYLKLAQQHDFMVVNAGNGVNKVHSDIKRIVAPKLGMCI
- a CDS encoding minichromosome maintenance protein MCM → METSAETTTDKTKNPVAKFEEFFSTKYKDTVYEALEKYPEDRSVLVDYVELEMFDPDLADLLIEKPEEVIKAASKAVQNIDPLRKNAELHIRFENVRNNIPLRYLRSKYIGKFVAVDGIVRKTDEIRPRIQKAIFECRSCMRLHEVQQKSNIVTEPALCQECGGRSFRILQEESEFLDTQNTKVQEPLENLSGGEQPRQINVILEDDLVDTVTPGDVIRITGTMKTVRDEKTKRFHNYIYGNYISALEQEFEELDISPEDEEKIKEMAADPDVYNKIINSTAPSIKGYREVKEAIALQLFGGSAKELDDKTRIRGDIHILIVGDPGIGKSQMLKYVSKLAPRGIYTSGKGTSGVGLTAAAVRDEFGGWSLEAGALVLGDKGNVCVDELDKMRPEDRSAIHEALEQQTISIAKAGIMATLNSRCSVLAAANPKFGRFDRYKSIAEQINLPSTILSRFDLTFVVEDKPDIERDSALATHILNTHRDTAVPYDIEPELLRKYIAYARRNVHPHLTNEAMDVLREFYVGMRGGSADEDSPVPITARQLEALVRLSEASSKIRLGTEVTREDAKRAVTLQENCLKQVGYDAETGKVDIDKVEGRTPKSDRDKIRVVQEIIKELEEEYGGRAPTNILITEMRDRYNMSEEKVEDLIRQLKRKGIIYEPQQGYLRVA
- a CDS encoding translation initiation factor IF-2 subunit beta, with amino-acid sequence MSDYEELLDRAIEQLPPQALETKRFSVPKAYSIIQGNRTIIQNFGEIADAMNRDPQHILKFLLRELGTAGNLEGNRAIMQGKFTHYLINDRMDDYVQRFIMCHECNRPDTRIIREDRIFLLKCEACGAKAPLKTL
- a CDS encoding SEC59/DGK1/VTE5 family protein, which translates into the protein MDNGDIIGLILVYAYVILILVISERVLKKHPNFSRKFLHIMVGNVLFILPLFQSRWVMAFLAAAPFILLTFLISPYSPLKIKDRISGSGHGLGLVFYAISWTVLALIFFDQPWIIGVGIAAMSYGDGMASLVGMKYGKIKYNLTGDTKSLEGSLTMFLVLICTVGIVLFYYAVPIQPMVIVSVALVATVFEAITPKGLDNITACFSAVITYILLTI